In Pseudomonas deceptionensis, a single window of DNA contains:
- a CDS encoding efflux RND transporter permease subunit, translating into MSREKTAVNRAVERVADLLITWRKGLLALFVLLTLALGYSATYTQLDPGFNKQIPVRNAFMVNFLNFSQYFTGANRFLVSVKWKGEGDIYNRKYLETLNKVTDDVFFINGVSRASVTSLFTANVRYIEITEDGFFGDVVVPPRFTGSAEDLSQVRSNVARSGQVGRLVSNDLTSSMVRADLQDLDPQTGKSVSYAEVAKRLEDIRAKYSNDDVEINIVGFAKLVGDVVDGLTTVIGFFVIAFVITALMLWFYSRSWRLTVVALAVALLPVVWLLGLLPLLGLGIDPMSILVPFLIFSIGVSHAVQMTNAWKQDVLGGSSSVEAARGAFCKIFIPGSLALLMNALGFGVIMLIDIPIVHELGVTACIGVMLMIITNKLMLPIILSYLKLEPSAMAQGLKVQGKHALWWRLSALAEPKPALAVFVISLLLLGVGAWKARDLAVGDIGVGAPELRADSRYNQDNQKIINSYSIGLDVMSVFVQVKGIEEGCLAPQVMRAIESFDFQIRSVAGVQSVQSVAGMGKTVIAGNNEGNPRWSAIPGSERGLSQGSRAYMPDDGLVTEGCQRMQILVFLTDHEGATVSHVVNETQRIIAGLQGPNVEFLMAGGNVGVMAASNEAVKQAEVVMLAALFGSVALFCWLTFGSFRAVLCILVPLAIVAILCNALMATLGIGLKVATLPVMALGVGVGVDYGIYLYERIAHEMADGKDLRNAFYQAMCQRGTAAVFTALTMSIGVCTWAFAPLKFQADMGVLLSFMFLVNVLGAIFLLPALAAWFNLGRPLVKVKTGSQEAPAGHYPLKQSVAAKDSSNR; encoded by the coding sequence GTGAGTCGCGAAAAAACTGCGGTAAACCGCGCGGTCGAGCGCGTTGCCGATCTGCTCATCACCTGGCGCAAGGGCTTGCTGGCGCTGTTTGTACTGCTGACCCTGGCCCTGGGCTACAGCGCCACCTATACCCAGCTGGACCCGGGCTTTAACAAGCAGATCCCGGTGCGCAACGCGTTTATGGTCAACTTCCTCAACTTCAGCCAGTACTTCACCGGCGCCAACCGCTTTCTGGTCAGCGTCAAGTGGAAGGGCGAGGGCGATATCTATAACCGCAAGTACCTCGAAACCCTGAACAAAGTCACCGATGACGTGTTCTTCATCAACGGTGTGAGCCGCGCCAGTGTGACCTCGCTGTTTACGGCCAACGTGCGTTACATCGAAATCACCGAAGACGGATTCTTTGGTGACGTGGTGGTGCCGCCGCGCTTTACCGGTTCCGCCGAAGACCTGTCCCAGGTGCGCAGCAACGTGGCCCGTTCGGGGCAGGTGGGGCGGCTGGTATCCAATGACTTGACGTCATCGATGGTACGCGCCGACTTGCAGGACCTGGACCCGCAAACCGGTAAATCGGTGTCCTATGCCGAGGTGGCCAAGCGGCTTGAAGATATCCGCGCCAAGTACAGCAATGACGATGTCGAGATCAATATCGTCGGCTTTGCCAAGCTGGTGGGTGATGTGGTCGACGGGCTGACCACCGTGATCGGTTTCTTCGTGATTGCCTTTGTGATCACGGCCCTGATGTTGTGGTTCTATTCGCGCTCATGGCGCCTGACCGTGGTGGCGCTGGCTGTGGCTTTGCTGCCGGTGGTATGGCTTCTGGGGTTGCTGCCTTTGCTGGGGCTGGGGATCGACCCGATGTCGATCCTGGTGCCGTTCCTGATTTTCTCGATTGGTGTATCCCATGCGGTACAGATGACCAATGCCTGGAAGCAGGATGTGCTGGGCGGCAGTTCGTCGGTGGAGGCTGCCCGCGGTGCCTTTTGCAAGATTTTCATTCCGGGCTCCCTGGCGCTGTTGATGAACGCCCTGGGCTTTGGCGTGATTATGCTGATCGACATTCCCATCGTCCATGAACTGGGGGTGACCGCCTGTATCGGGGTGATGCTGATGATCATCACCAACAAGCTGATGCTGCCGATCATTCTTTCGTACTTGAAGCTTGAGCCGAGTGCCATGGCCCAAGGGCTCAAGGTTCAGGGCAAGCACGCCTTGTGGTGGCGCCTGTCGGCGCTGGCCGAGCCGAAACCGGCGCTGGCGGTGTTTGTGATCAGCCTGCTGCTGTTGGGCGTGGGCGCCTGGAAGGCCCGGGACCTGGCGGTGGGCGATATTGGTGTCGGTGCGCCGGAGCTGCGGGCCGACTCGCGTTACAACCAGGACAACCAGAAGATCATCAACAGTTATTCCATCGGCCTGGATGTGATGTCGGTGTTTGTGCAGGTCAAGGGCATCGAAGAAGGTTGCCTGGCGCCGCAGGTGATGCGGGCAATCGAGTCGTTCGATTTTCAGATCCGCAGCGTGGCCGGCGTGCAGTCGGTACAGAGTGTGGCGGGCATGGGCAAAACCGTGATTGCCGGCAACAACGAAGGCAATCCGCGCTGGTCGGCAATCCCGGGTTCCGAGCGTGGCCTGAGTCAGGGCTCCCGGGCATATATGCCGGATGACGGGCTGGTGACGGAAGGCTGCCAGCGCATGCAGATCCTGGTGTTCCTCACCGACCACGAAGGTGCGACCGTCAGCCATGTGGTCAATGAAACCCAACGCATCATTGCCGGCCTGCAAGGGCCGAATGTGGAGTTCCTGATGGCGGGCGGCAACGTGGGCGTGATGGCCGCGTCCAACGAAGCGGTCAAGCAGGCCGAGGTGGTGATGCTGGCCGCCCTGTTCGGCTCGGTAGCGCTGTTCTGCTGGCTGACCTTCGGCTCATTTCGCGCAGTGCTGTGCATTCTGGTGCCGTTGGCGATCGTCGCCATTCTGTGCAACGCCTTGATGGCGACCCTGGGCATCGGCCTCAAGGTCGCAACCTTGCCCGTGATGGCGCTGGGCGTGGGGGTGGGGGTCGATTACGGGATTTATCTGTACGAGCGCATTGCTCATGAGATGGCCGACGGCAAGGACCTGCGCAACGCGTTTTACCAGGCCATGTGCCAACGTGGTACGGCGGCAGTGTTCACCGCGCTGACCATGTCCATCGGCGTCTGTACCTGGGCCTTTGCTCCCTTGAAATTCCAGGCCGACATGGGCGTGCTGCTGTCCTTCATGTTCCTGGTCAACGTGCTTGGGGCGATCTTTTTACTGCCCGCCCTGGCGGCCTGGTTCAACCTGGGGCGCCCGCTGGTCAAGGTTAAAACCGGCAGCCAGGAGGCGCCTGCCGGGCATTACCCGCTCAAGCAGAGCGTGGCGGCCAAGGACTCGTCAAACCGTTGA
- a CDS encoding response regulator transcription factor — translation MTRILTIEDDAVTAKEIVAELTSHGLEVDWVANGREGLVRAVSGDYDLITLDRMLPELDGLAIVTTLRTIGVSTPILMISALSDVDERVRGLRAGGDDYLTKPFASDEMAARVEVLLRRKSPVDKYETSLRVCDLELNLITREASRSDQQLSLLPTEYKLLEFLMRNTGQILSRMMIFEEVWGYHFDPGTNLIDVHIGRLRKKIDPPGLVPLIRTVRGSGYVIAEPL, via the coding sequence ATGACCCGTATTTTGACCATTGAAGACGATGCCGTGACGGCGAAAGAAATCGTGGCTGAATTGACCAGCCACGGCCTTGAGGTCGACTGGGTAGCCAATGGCCGCGAAGGTCTGGTACGCGCCGTCAGTGGCGACTACGACCTGATCACCCTCGACCGCATGCTCCCGGAGCTGGACGGGCTGGCGATTGTCACCACCTTGCGCACCATCGGCGTCAGTACCCCGATCCTGATGATCAGCGCCTTGTCCGATGTCGACGAGCGTGTACGCGGCCTGCGCGCCGGGGGCGATGACTACCTGACCAAACCTTTTGCCAGCGACGAGATGGCGGCCCGGGTTGAAGTCTTGCTGCGGCGCAAGAGCCCGGTGGACAAGTACGAAACCTCATTGCGCGTCTGCGACCTGGAGCTGAACCTGATCACCCGCGAAGCCAGCCGCAGCGATCAACAGCTGAGCCTGCTGCCCACCGAGTACAAGTTGCTGGAATTCCTGATGCGCAACACCGGGCAAATCCTCTCGCGCATGATGATTTTCGAGGAAGTCTGGGGTTATCACTTCGACCCGGGCACCAACCTGATTGACGTGCACATCGGCCGCCTGCGCAAAAAGATCGACCCACCGGGCCTGGTGCCCCTGATCCGCACCGTTCGAGGCTCGGGCTATGTCATTGCCGAACCCCTCTAA
- a CDS encoding WD40/YVTN/BNR-like repeat-containing protein produces MRSLIGYLVCLIVAATIAFTFSPRTASNVASAQLRPDRLQINGMLYLDQRVVAVGERGNILLSDDQGVSWQPAAVEPQRDLTLTALVALDDKNLLAVGHDGWILRSVDKGAHWTEVRYDGEIAEPLLGIWSAGGNRVMTFGSFGKFYQSDDDGLTWQAQPIEVDSAHLNGMDGGADGRRMVVGEQGLVLRSDDAGRNWKKLEPFYNGSLFGVVRLSPDRWVAYGMRGHVFVSQNFGRTWDAVAVGNQLPLYGHALLPNGGGLLIVGAGSSLVRLDGNGHLVSATRLSGLGTLTSAVLVDTGRLLVGGERGVFQGTDGSVAALGGAK; encoded by the coding sequence ATGCGCTCATTAATCGGCTATCTGGTATGCCTGATTGTCGCTGCAACCATCGCGTTTACCTTCTCCCCCCGCACTGCCTCAAACGTCGCCTCGGCCCAATTGCGCCCGGATCGCCTGCAAATCAACGGCATGCTGTACCTCGACCAGCGTGTGGTCGCGGTGGGTGAGCGCGGCAATATTTTGCTCAGTGATGATCAGGGCGTGTCCTGGCAACCGGCTGCGGTCGAGCCGCAGCGTGATCTGACCCTGACCGCGCTGGTGGCGCTGGATGACAAAAACCTGTTGGCGGTGGGCCACGATGGCTGGATTTTGCGCTCCGTTGACAAAGGCGCGCACTGGACCGAGGTCCGCTATGACGGCGAAATCGCCGAGCCTTTGCTGGGGATCTGGAGTGCCGGCGGCAACCGCGTGATGACCTTCGGCAGTTTTGGCAAGTTTTACCAGTCCGATGATGACGGCCTCACCTGGCAAGCCCAGCCCATTGAGGTAGACAGTGCTCACCTCAATGGCATGGACGGCGGTGCGGATGGTCGGCGGATGGTGGTCGGTGAGCAAGGCCTGGTACTGCGCAGCGATGATGCCGGCCGCAACTGGAAAAAGCTGGAGCCGTTCTACAACGGTTCCTTGTTTGGTGTGGTGCGGCTGAGCCCGGATCGTTGGGTGGCCTACGGCATGCGCGGCCATGTGTTTGTCAGTCAGAATTTTGGCCGTACCTGGGACGCGGTGGCGGTGGGGAATCAGTTGCCACTTTACGGTCATGCGCTGTTGCCCAATGGCGGCGGGTTGCTGATTGTCGGGGCTGGCAGCTCCCTGGTGCGTCTGGACGGTAATGGCCACCTGGTCAGTGCCACTCGGCTGTCGGGCCTGGGGACATTGACTTCAGCGGTACTGGTGGATACCGGGCGCCTGCTGGTGGGCGGTGAACGCGGTGTGTTCCAGGGCACTGATGGCAGTGTTGCTGCACTTGGAGGTGCCAAGTGA
- a CDS encoding MATE family efflux transporter, which produces MQTPSQRPLWQIYLIFLAPMVLSNFLQSFSGTLNGIYVGQLLGTQALAAVSGMFPIVFFFIALVIGLGAGASVLIGQAWGARETAMVKQITGATLTLGALIGLAAAVLGSLLARPALQALGTPADVLDEAVGYARVMMLIMPLLLVFILFTQILRGVSDTVSPLLALMVSTAVGLLLTPALILGWTGLPPMGIQSAAYAGLVGNVLAMLFLVLRLRHKNHVMAPDRELLAALRLTPEILGKVLRIGLPTGVQMVVLSLSELVILALVNSHGSQATAAYGAVTQIVNYVQFPALSIAITASILGAQAIGAGRIERIGAILRTGLLINLCLTGALIVLGYVLSHWLLGLFITDVDARVRAEHLLHIMLWSILVFGFQAVIGGIMRASGVVLVPMGITIFCVLCIELPVAYALNAHFGLEGVWMAFPVTYIAMLALQTAYYRLVWRHKQIQRLV; this is translated from the coding sequence ATGCAAACCCCTTCGCAACGGCCGCTGTGGCAGATCTACCTGATCTTTCTGGCGCCGATGGTGCTGTCCAATTTCCTTCAGAGTTTTTCCGGCACGCTCAACGGTATTTATGTCGGGCAGTTGCTGGGCACCCAGGCGCTGGCAGCGGTGTCGGGGATGTTTCCCATCGTGTTTTTCTTTATCGCGTTGGTGATCGGCCTGGGGGCGGGGGCTTCGGTGCTGATCGGGCAGGCCTGGGGGGCGCGCGAGACCGCAATGGTCAAGCAGATCACGGGGGCCACGCTGACCCTGGGGGCGTTGATCGGCCTGGCCGCGGCGGTGCTGGGCAGCTTGCTGGCGCGGCCTGCCTTGCAGGCACTGGGCACGCCGGCCGACGTGCTGGACGAGGCGGTGGGCTATGCCCGGGTGATGATGCTGATCATGCCGTTGCTGCTGGTGTTTATTCTGTTTACGCAAATTTTGCGTGGCGTCAGTGACACGGTTTCGCCGTTGCTGGCGCTGATGGTGTCTACGGCGGTGGGTTTGCTGCTGACGCCGGCGCTGATCCTCGGCTGGACCGGGTTGCCACCGATGGGCATTCAAAGTGCTGCCTATGCGGGGCTGGTGGGCAACGTGCTGGCCATGCTGTTTCTGGTGCTGCGTCTGCGGCACAAAAACCATGTCATGGCGCCGGACCGCGAGCTGTTGGCCGCGCTGCGCCTGACCCCCGAAATTCTGGGCAAGGTGTTGCGCATCGGCTTGCCCACCGGCGTGCAAATGGTGGTGCTGTCGTTGTCGGAGCTGGTGATTCTGGCGCTGGTCAACAGCCACGGTTCCCAGGCTACAGCGGCCTATGGCGCGGTCACCCAGATCGTCAACTACGTGCAGTTTCCGGCGTTGTCGATTGCCATCACCGCCTCCATTCTTGGGGCCCAGGCTATCGGTGCGGGACGCATTGAACGTATAGGCGCGATCCTGCGCACAGGCCTGCTGATCAACCTGTGCCTGACCGGTGCCCTGATTGTGCTGGGCTACGTGCTGTCGCACTGGTTGCTGGGGCTGTTTATCACTGACGTCGATGCGCGGGTTCGGGCCGAACACCTGCTGCACATCATGCTGTGGAGCATTCTGGTATTTGGCTTCCAGGCGGTGATCGGCGGGATCATGCGGGCCAGCGGCGTGGTGCTGGTGCCGATGGGGATCACCATCTTCTGTGTGCTGTGCATCGAGCTGCCGGTGGCGTATGCCCTCAATGCCCACTTCGGTCTTGAAGGCGTGTGGATGGCGTTCCCCGTGACCTACATCGCCATGCTGGCGCTGCAAACCGCGTACTACCGGCTGGTATGGCGGCACAAGCAGATTCAGCGGCTGGTTTGA
- a CDS encoding sensor histidine kinase produces MSLPNPSKGWRSSSSRLLALYSFLFVAWSCILMGVLYYEVSDYLGSLAKHSLMQRQHLFARFEGEQLDEALATSMTFDMRAVDAYGLFDEQRKPLSGPIRSFPEGLPLDGQIHALSTCIDSDDPNLPQDSCDAVATQTNDGRWLVLVRDNGSLFAVTRIILHALFWGVSLTIIPGIAGWHLLRRRPLQRIRAIQASAEAIVAGDLTYRLPLSNRRDELDMLAAIVNAMLDRIELLMHEVKGVCDNIAHDLRTPLTRLRAQLYRIRQQAGEGSPEALQLDEVIGETDTLMARFRGLLRISELEDHQRRSGFLQLDPLPLLQELYDFYLPLAEEGQVTLTLDVAPTLPSLTGDRALLFEALANLLSNSIKFTPPGGEVILRASDDNDSLRIEVLDTGPGIPEAERVAVFQRFYRCDETHAGFGLGLSIVAAIVNLHGFSLDVSNRESGGAWLTLHCRQSLINPG; encoded by the coding sequence ATGTCATTGCCGAACCCCTCTAAGGGCTGGCGTTCTTCCAGCAGCCGGCTGCTGGCGCTATACAGTTTTCTGTTCGTGGCCTGGAGCTGCATCCTCATGGGGGTGCTGTATTACGAGGTCTCGGACTACCTGGGCAGCCTGGCCAAGCATTCGCTGATGCAGCGCCAACATCTGTTTGCGCGCTTTGAAGGCGAACAGCTGGACGAAGCGCTGGCCACCAGCATGACCTTCGACATGCGTGCCGTGGATGCCTACGGCCTGTTCGATGAACAGCGCAAGCCGCTCAGTGGACCGATCCGGTCATTCCCCGAGGGCTTGCCCCTGGATGGCCAGATCCACGCCCTGAGCACCTGCATCGATTCCGACGACCCCAACCTGCCGCAAGACAGTTGCGATGCCGTGGCCACCCAGACCAACGACGGGCGCTGGCTGGTTCTGGTGCGCGACAACGGCTCGCTGTTTGCCGTCACCCGGATCATTTTGCATGCGCTGTTCTGGGGGGTGTCGCTGACCATCATCCCCGGCATTGCCGGCTGGCACTTGCTGCGCCGCCGTCCGTTGCAGCGCATCCGGGCGATTCAGGCCAGCGCTGAAGCGATTGTCGCGGGGGATTTGACCTATCGCCTGCCGCTGTCCAATCGGCGTGACGAGCTGGACATGCTGGCAGCCATCGTCAACGCCATGCTCGACCGCATCGAACTGCTGATGCACGAGGTCAAGGGCGTGTGCGACAACATCGCCCACGACCTGCGCACCCCGCTCACCCGCTTGCGGGCCCAGCTGTACCGGATTCGCCAGCAGGCGGGCGAAGGCTCCCCCGAAGCGCTGCAACTGGACGAAGTCATCGGCGAAACCGACACCCTGATGGCACGTTTTCGCGGCTTGCTGCGTATATCGGAACTGGAAGACCATCAACGACGCTCGGGCTTCCTGCAACTCGACCCGCTGCCACTGCTGCAGGAGCTGTATGACTTTTACCTGCCGCTGGCAGAAGAAGGCCAGGTCACGCTGACGCTCGACGTGGCACCGACGCTGCCCAGCCTGACCGGCGACCGTGCGCTGCTGTTCGAAGCCCTGGCCAACCTGCTGAGCAACTCGATCAAATTCACCCCGCCGGGCGGAGAAGTGATTTTGCGTGCCTCGGACGACAACGACAGCCTGCGTATCGAAGTTCTCGACACCGGCCCCGGTATCCCCGAAGCCGAACGGGTGGCGGTATTCCAGCGCTTTTATCGCTGTGATGAGACACACGCCGGGTTTGGTCTTGGCTTGTCCATCGTGGCCGCCATCGTCAACCTGCATGGCTTTAGCCTGGACGTGAGCAACCGTGAAAGCGGCGGCGCCTGGCTGACCCTGCACTGCCGGCAAAGTCTGATAAACCCGGGGTAA